In Liquorilactobacillus hordei DSM 19519, the following proteins share a genomic window:
- a CDS encoding Lrp/AsnC family transcriptional regulator, with product MDEIDLKIVSTLQKDARISLKKLADICFISAPAVSTRLTHLEERGIITNYQTSIDYKVLGYPIKAYVSLRLSPKDKDDFYPYIKSVGNVISCDCVTGSYSQIITCYFKSTRALDNFINDIQRFGETKTQIVFSTSVFPRPLELNPGEVYF from the coding sequence ATGGATGAAATTGATTTAAAAATTGTATCGACATTACAAAAAGACGCCCGTATTTCCTTGAAAAAGCTGGCTGATATTTGCTTTATTTCTGCACCAGCAGTCTCAACTCGCTTAACACATCTTGAAGAACGCGGCATCATTACAAATTATCAGACTTCTATTGATTATAAGGTTCTTGGGTATCCCATCAAAGCATATGTTAGCTTACGGCTTTCACCTAAAGATAAAGATGATTTTTATCCATATATAAAATCTGTAGGAAACGTTATTTCTTGTGATTGTGTAACAGGTAGCTATTCGCAAATCATCACATGTTACTTTAAGTCCACTAGGGCTCTTGATAATTTTATTAATGATATTCAACGTTTTGGTGAAACAAAGACTCAAATTGTATTTTCAACAAGTGTTTTCCCAAGACCTTTGGAGCTTAATCCTGGAGAAGTTTACTTTTAG